Proteins from a single region of Nodularia sp. LEGE 06071:
- a CDS encoding glycosyltransferase family 4 protein: MSYALVDSKIIYHCSRADITGGGGIETYLASLVNSQIPGVSDRPIASLVNVEQKHFKLLHVHDLDMLGELREECPAIFTLHNNSSYCPSGTKYLADRGKVCDRTMNPLGCTWGHLVDGCGSRRPENILQDWRNANHPLEILKKLKIPVIANSDYVRQQIVSNGLSPERVVTLRCGVQPPQGDNAPLNRETHQNQRILFAGRIVPYKGVEWLIKALALCDQGIHLDIAGDGWNQPTMEKLAQKMGLSDRITWHGWCSGEKLEELYQQCFAVVFPSLWPEPAGLVTLEAYGHYRPIIASAVGGIPEHVRHGETGILVPPHNIKQLATAINELGSNFSQSKLMGEQGQDWFQQEFTIDVHIQRLKIIYEKTIAKFHARD, translated from the coding sequence ATGAGTTATGCGTTGGTTGATAGTAAAATAATTTATCACTGCTCCCGTGCTGATATCACAGGTGGTGGTGGAATTGAAACTTATTTAGCATCTTTGGTAAATTCTCAAATTCCTGGGGTGAGCGATCGCCCGATTGCTTCTTTGGTAAATGTGGAGCAAAAACATTTTAAATTGCTGCACGTTCACGATTTAGATATGCTCGGCGAACTGCGAGAAGAATGTCCGGCAATTTTTACTCTGCATAATAACTCTAGCTACTGTCCTAGTGGCACAAAATATTTAGCAGATCGGGGCAAAGTGTGCGATCGCACGATGAACCCCCTGGGATGTACTTGGGGACATTTGGTAGACGGTTGTGGTAGTCGTCGCCCGGAAAATATTTTGCAGGACTGGAGGAACGCGAATCATCCGCTAGAAATCCTCAAAAAGCTGAAAATTCCGGTGATTGCTAACAGTGATTATGTCCGTCAGCAAATCGTTAGTAATGGTTTATCACCTGAACGAGTGGTGACATTACGGTGTGGTGTACAACCGCCTCAAGGTGACAATGCGCCTCTAAATCGGGAAACCCATCAAAATCAGCGGATTTTGTTCGCTGGTCGGATTGTTCCTTATAAAGGCGTGGAATGGCTGATTAAAGCTTTGGCACTCTGCGATCAAGGCATTCATCTTGACATTGCCGGTGATGGTTGGAATCAGCCCACTATGGAAAAATTAGCACAGAAGATGGGGTTAAGCGATCGCATTACTTGGCATGGCTGGTGTAGTGGCGAAAAACTCGAAGAACTTTATCAACAGTGCTTTGCGGTGGTTTTTCCCAGTCTTTGGCCTGAACCTGCGGGTCTTGTCACTCTCGAAGCCTATGGTCACTATCGACCAATCATTGCTAGTGCAGTGGGAGGTATTCCCGAACACGTCCGACATGGCGAAACAGGTATTTTGGTTCCACCTCACAATATTAAACAATTAGCTACTGCCATCAATGAACTAGGAAGCAACTTTTCCCAAAGCAAATTAATGGGTGAACAAGGTCAGGATTGGTTCCAGCAAGAGTTCACTATTGATGTTCATATTCAGCGTTTAAAAATAATTTACGAAAAAACTATTGCTAAATTTCATGCCAGAGATTGA
- a CDS encoding glycosyltransferase family 4 protein yields MKICIVTHTVQKGDGQGRVNYEVAQEAIRRGYHLTLLASHVALELQHHPQINWVPISVKRYPTEFIRNMIFANKSTNWLRKHRPEIDIVKVNGAITNAPGDVNAVHFVHNSWLKFTSRKTQPQSQKFIYNFYQWLYTTFNAHWEKQAFRKAQIVVAVSDKVAQDLREIGVPPESIKVVLNGVDLEEFSPGVSQRQKWQLPESVPLALFAGDIRLARKNLDTVLQALVQVPELHLAVAGNTQGSPYLQLAASLGLRERVHFLGQRSDVPELMKAVDFLVFPSRYEPFGLVVIEAMASGLPVITASSTGAADLVTPESGIVLSDSDDAEALTQALRLLSSDRTLRQNMGKAARSIAEQHSWTKMAQTYLDLFEELINHEEYSSHPHLSPSSGSITLPFGTPSPN; encoded by the coding sequence ATGAAAATTTGCATTGTTACCCACACCGTACAAAAAGGCGATGGTCAAGGTAGAGTTAATTACGAAGTAGCCCAAGAAGCAATTCGTCGCGGTTATCACCTGACATTATTAGCCAGTCATGTAGCATTAGAATTACAACACCACCCCCAAATTAACTGGGTTCCTATCTCTGTTAAAAGATATCCCACCGAATTTATTCGCAACATGATATTTGCCAATAAAAGCACAAATTGGTTGCGGAAACATCGCCCAGAAATTGACATAGTGAAAGTTAATGGGGCAATTACCAATGCCCCTGGAGATGTGAATGCAGTGCATTTTGTGCATAATTCTTGGCTGAAATTCACCTCTAGAAAAACTCAACCGCAGTCACAGAAATTTATATATAACTTTTATCAGTGGTTATACACAACTTTCAATGCACATTGGGAAAAACAAGCTTTTCGTAAAGCGCAAATAGTAGTAGCAGTTTCTGATAAAGTCGCCCAGGATTTACGAGAAATAGGTGTACCGCCAGAATCCATCAAAGTAGTTTTAAACGGCGTTGATTTAGAGGAGTTTTCCCCAGGAGTGAGCCAACGCCAAAAATGGCAACTACCTGAAAGCGTACCCCTAGCACTGTTTGCCGGGGATATTAGACTAGCTCGCAAAAACTTAGATACCGTCTTACAAGCCTTAGTGCAAGTTCCGGAGTTACATCTAGCGGTAGCCGGAAATACTCAAGGAAGTCCCTATCTTCAGCTAGCAGCATCATTGGGATTGCGTGAACGAGTCCATTTTTTGGGACAGAGGTCTGATGTCCCAGAACTGATGAAAGCGGTAGATTTCTTAGTTTTTCCCTCACGTTACGAGCCATTTGGCTTAGTGGTGATTGAAGCGATGGCTTCTGGTTTACCTGTAATTACAGCTAGTTCCACCGGTGCAGCCGATTTGGTCACGCCAGAATCTGGAATAGTTTTGTCGGACTCAGATGATGCTGAAGCTTTGACACAGGCGTTGCGGTTACTAAGTAGCGATCGCACTTTGCGCCAAAACATGGGAAAAGCCGCCCGTTCCATCGCCGAACAACATAGCTGGACGAAAATGGCGCAAACTTATCTGGATCTATTTGAGGAGTTAATTAATCATGAGGAATACAGTTCTCATCCCCACTTATCGCCGTCCTCTGGATCTATCACGTTGCCTTTTGGCACTCCAAGCCCAAACTAA
- a CDS encoding glycosyltransferase family 2 protein, with amino-acid sequence MEYQKPKIVVITPVKNEAWILDRFLSVTSEFADHIIIADQNSIDGSQDICQNYPKVTLIENKSEKFNESDRQLLLIQAARDLVPEHKIILALDADEILAANAIHTQSWQAMLKAKPGTVLFFEKPDLFVTTHQCLRTGILTPLGYVDDGAEHQPQKIHSVRIPMPEYATRLHIHDIKVIHYAVTRLDAHASKLRLYSVIENVLEVGHPIGRRSRYPSKPDYLSLGKLDTAAQEWFTGWEERGIDMHTIIKQKYYHYDFEVLRYFHKYGIQRFWMEDIWQYDWEACRQYAQSIGMSNIPENKIPKPSKSLDFMKIIDVTMSMSTHSYRYVSAVLKPAMKLG; translated from the coding sequence ATGGAATATCAAAAACCAAAGATTGTAGTAATTACGCCTGTAAAAAATGAAGCTTGGATTTTAGATCGCTTTTTATCCGTCACTAGTGAATTTGCCGACCACATAATTATTGCCGACCAAAATTCCATTGATGGCAGCCAGGATATTTGTCAGAATTATCCCAAAGTTACATTAATTGAAAACAAATCAGAAAAATTCAACGAATCAGATCGGCAGTTATTATTGATTCAGGCAGCTAGAGATTTAGTCCCAGAACATAAAATTATCTTGGCTTTGGATGCTGATGAAATCCTAGCAGCTAATGCCATCCATACTCAAAGCTGGCAAGCAATGCTCAAAGCCAAGCCAGGAACAGTATTATTTTTTGAAAAGCCAGATTTATTTGTCACCACTCATCAATGTCTTAGAACTGGTATTTTGACACCCTTGGGTTATGTCGATGATGGCGCAGAACATCAGCCACAAAAAATTCATAGTGTCAGGATTCCTATGCCTGAATATGCTACCAGATTACATATTCATGACATCAAGGTAATCCACTATGCTGTGACTCGTTTGGATGCACACGCCTCGAAGTTACGTCTGTATAGTGTAATTGAAAATGTATTAGAAGTTGGTCATCCTATAGGCAGGCGATCGCGCTATCCTTCAAAACCCGATTACTTGAGTCTGGGCAAATTAGACACTGCCGCTCAGGAGTGGTTTACAGGCTGGGAAGAACGAGGAATTGATATGCATACAATTATCAAACAAAAGTATTATCACTACGATTTTGAAGTGCTGCGTTATTTTCATAAATACGGCATTCAACGCTTTTGGATGGAAGACATTTGGCAATACGATTGGGAAGCTTGCCGTCAATATGCTCAATCCATAGGGATGAGTAATATCCCTGAGAACAAAATACCCAAACCATCTAAAAGTTTAGATTTCATGAAAATTATCGATGTCACCATGTCGATGAGTACTCATTCTTATAGATATGTTTCTGCCGTTCTCAAACCCGCAATGAAGTTGGGTTAA
- a CDS encoding O-antigen ligase domain-containing protein, with the protein MISKQIHFNGFSESHFFPEERSLQGWLAILGFVLLNVVCYFAGAAGLLRLVYPVTALAVAVFLYLRHPILYIGFTWWIWFLTPLAARLVDYRIGWDPTRQMLVAPYLVVFVTIGTFLRHSPRASTQGGMPFILAFIGVFYGFLMGLVYNSPVPVARGFLDWLSPIIFAFHLFINWRDYPSYRQNAQRIFLWAVLILGIYGIYQFVVAPEWDRYWLIESKMFTSSGDPEPFGMRVWSTLHSPGPFAYVMQTGLLLLFTSSGTLIFPASAVGYVSFLLAQVRTSWLGWLLGVVMIFGSVKAGIQMRLITIILVMVMCVVPLANIEPISGVITERLESFSNLEDDTSFKDRSGSYDRNLSLALSNVLGNGLGNIWKVNEKTGQLEVFVLDSGILDMFFTLGWLGAIPYLGGLILIIFSVLKYGEAHFDSFVSAARAIGLSTCVQLVGNSAMLSIPGMILWGFLAMAMAAHKYYQHQGINRLNR; encoded by the coding sequence GTGATTTCCAAACAAATACATTTCAATGGGTTTTCAGAATCACATTTTTTTCCCGAAGAGCGATCGCTACAAGGTTGGCTGGCTATTTTGGGCTTTGTGCTACTGAATGTAGTTTGTTATTTTGCCGGTGCTGCTGGTTTGTTGCGCTTAGTTTATCCCGTGACAGCTTTGGCGGTAGCGGTATTTTTATACTTACGCCATCCCATTCTCTATATCGGCTTTACTTGGTGGATATGGTTCCTGACACCCTTAGCGGCTCGCTTAGTTGACTATCGAATTGGCTGGGACCCCACCCGTCAGATGCTCGTCGCCCCTTACTTAGTCGTGTTTGTGACTATAGGGACTTTTTTGCGGCACTCTCCTCGCGCTTCAACTCAGGGAGGAATGCCGTTTATTTTGGCGTTTATTGGGGTGTTCTATGGTTTTTTAATGGGTCTGGTATATAATTCACCGGTTCCTGTTGCACGGGGCTTTTTAGATTGGCTGAGTCCCATTATTTTTGCTTTTCACTTGTTTATCAACTGGCGAGATTATCCCAGCTACCGCCAGAATGCTCAACGTATATTTCTCTGGGCTGTGTTAATTTTAGGCATTTATGGTATCTATCAATTTGTGGTCGCACCTGAGTGGGATCGATACTGGCTGATAGAATCCAAAATGTTTACGAGTTCGGGAGATCCTGAACCTTTTGGAATGCGCGTGTGGAGTACTTTACACTCACCGGGACCCTTTGCTTATGTGATGCAAACAGGTCTATTATTATTATTCACCAGTTCGGGAACCTTAATTTTTCCAGCTTCAGCCGTTGGTTATGTGTCGTTTTTGTTGGCACAAGTACGCACCAGTTGGTTGGGTTGGTTGCTAGGAGTCGTAATGATTTTTGGCTCGGTAAAGGCCGGTATTCAAATGCGCTTAATTACCATCATTTTAGTCATGGTGATGTGTGTTGTGCCATTGGCGAATATTGAGCCTATTTCTGGTGTAATTACAGAGCGTTTGGAAAGTTTTTCTAATTTGGAAGACGATACTAGCTTTAAAGATAGATCGGGAAGCTATGACAGAAATTTAAGTTTAGCTCTTTCTAATGTTTTAGGTAATGGGTTAGGAAATATCTGGAAGGTCAATGAAAAGACTGGTCAATTAGAAGTTTTTGTGCTTGACAGTGGGATTTTAGATATGTTTTTTACTCTGGGCTGGTTGGGTGCAATACCTTATCTTGGTGGGTTAATCTTGATCATTTTCAGTGTATTGAAATATGGCGAAGCCCATTTTGATAGTTTTGTCAGCGCCGCTAGGGCTATTGGTTTGAGTACTTGTGTGCAGTTAGTTGGCAATAGTGCAATGCTGAGTATCCCAGGTATGATTCTTTGGGGATTTTTAGCTATGGCTATGGCCGCCCACAAGTACTATCAGCATCAAGGAATCAATAGGTTGAATAGGTGA
- a CDS encoding glycosyltransferase family 2 protein: MNNNNTGELKNEPLVSVIIPTYNRPEYLKQAIASAVSQTYRNIEIIVSDNCSPENPQSLVESFEDPRIRFWRQPQNLGMIANQMHGFKMAGGKYVASLHDDDMWNRDFLAKLVPPLEANADLILAFCDQYIIDADSKIQDDRTELNTRSYKRDQLAAGVHQTFDKIGLIDKSIPTAAACVIRNHVINWDSIPAEIGGMWDLYLTYLCCISGYGAYYHPEKLTLYREHELTDTKLSGSKNVQTKIRKAKSEMCCYKIFIEDPRIQEFQSHFQKKWLESHTTLGIGLLRNQQVESARSYLWQALKQQKFNLRTIVALTLSFTPKILANPVLRIPKSN; encoded by the coding sequence ATGAATAACAACAATACTGGTGAATTAAAAAACGAGCCTCTGGTGAGTGTGATTATCCCGACTTATAATCGACCGGAATATTTAAAACAGGCGATCGCTAGTGCTGTTAGCCAGACTTATCGAAATATCGAAATTATTGTTTCCGATAACTGTAGTCCAGAAAATCCCCAATCACTTGTCGAATCTTTTGAAGATCCGCGCATTCGCTTTTGGCGACAACCGCAAAATCTAGGGATGATCGCCAATCAGATGCACGGCTTCAAAATGGCAGGTGGTAAATATGTTGCTAGCCTCCACGATGATGATATGTGGAATCGGGACTTTTTAGCCAAACTTGTACCACCCTTAGAAGCAAATGCTGATTTAATTCTGGCTTTCTGTGACCAATATATTATCGATGCAGATAGCAAAATTCAAGATGATAGAACCGAATTAAATACACGCAGTTACAAGCGAGATCAACTTGCAGCAGGAGTTCACCAAACATTTGACAAAATTGGGTTAATAGATAAAAGTATCCCCACTGCTGCCGCTTGTGTAATTCGCAATCATGTGATTAATTGGGATAGTATTCCCGCAGAAATAGGCGGTATGTGGGATTTATATTTAACCTACCTCTGTTGTATATCCGGTTATGGTGCTTATTATCATCCAGAAAAACTCACACTATATCGAGAGCATGAATTGACCGACACGAAGCTTAGTGGGAGTAAAAATGTGCAGACAAAAATCCGCAAAGCCAAAAGTGAAATGTGCTGTTACAAAATCTTTATAGAAGATCCTCGTATACAGGAATTCCAAAGCCACTTTCAAAAAAAATGGTTAGAATCTCATACAACTTTAGGCATTGGTTTACTGCGAAATCAACAGGTAGAATCAGCTCGTTCTTATCTTTGGCAAGCACTGAAGCAGCAAAAATTTAATCTACGAACCATCGTAGCTCTGACTCTCAGCTTTACCCCGAAAATATTAGCTAATCCAGTATTAAGAATCCCAAAATCGAACTAG
- the hepC gene encoding heterocyst development glycosyltransferase HepC, producing the protein MTISLITALHNSSGDIQKHHNNNFSYCTLQWRRGQLLVKSSPQTKQLHLPSLHDEQLLVNCLKKTLVNLVSIDPNVGEDYLKLWVEACEQARKPIFIRLPSSEKPAKPGSAGQKLIDWMAALFLLLLMSPVMLALFVILQIDSPGAVFTSEWQVGERGKVFRAIKFCTTAKDHITPLGRWMRKYDLDHLPQLWNVLRGEMTLMGSRSCTLENAVRLTLAGKQQMNPPSQMTDSWEESSVLHLDSQTL; encoded by the coding sequence ATGACAATTTCATTAATTACTGCTCTTCATAATTCCTCTGGTGACATCCAGAAACACCACAATAATAACTTTTCCTACTGTACACTCCAATGGCGGCGGGGTCAATTATTGGTGAAATCTTCCCCACAAACTAAACAGCTTCATCTGCCTTCTTTGCATGACGAGCAATTATTAGTAAATTGCTTAAAAAAAACTCTAGTAAATTTGGTGAGTATAGATCCAAATGTTGGTGAAGATTATCTAAAACTTTGGGTTGAAGCCTGTGAACAAGCTCGTAAGCCGATATTTATTCGCCTACCCTCTAGCGAGAAACCAGCCAAACCAGGTAGTGCTGGGCAAAAACTAATTGACTGGATGGCTGCTTTATTTTTGCTACTACTCATGAGTCCAGTGATGCTGGCATTATTTGTGATTTTACAGATTGACTCACCAGGAGCAGTTTTTACCAGTGAGTGGCAGGTTGGAGAACGAGGTAAAGTTTTTCGGGCGATCAAGTTTTGTACAACCGCAAAAGATCATATTACACCTTTAGGTCGTTGGATGCGTAAATACGATTTAGATCATCTACCCCAGTTGTGGAATGTGCTGCGCGGTGAAATGACTTTGATGGGATCTCGTAGTTGCACTTTAGAAAATGCGGTGCGGCTAACTTTGGCGGGAAAACAGCAAATGAATCCACCATCACAGATGACGGATTCATGGGAAGAATCTAGTGTATTACATTTGGATAGCCAAACACTGTGA
- a CDS encoding glycosyltransferase family 2 protein → MRNTVLIPTYRRPLDLSRCLLALQAQTKPVDQVILVVRDTDTETWEFLAQFHPQNLPLQTVKVTETGVVAALNAGLAAVEGDIFSITDDDAAPHPDWLERINAHFISDSSIGGVGGRDWVHYGDKIADAQELIVGKLQWFGRVIGNHHLGVGEAREVDVLKGVNMSFRTQAIGELQFDSRMRGTGAQVHFEMAFTLTLKRAGWKMIYDPQVAVDHYPAQRFDEDQRHNFNEIALINLVHNETLVLLEHLPPSRHFVFWLWAVFVGTRESLGFIQWLRLLPSQGKIAGQKLIVSWRGRWQARKQFVVRNS, encoded by the coding sequence ATGAGGAATACAGTTCTCATCCCCACTTATCGCCGTCCTCTGGATCTATCACGTTGCCTTTTGGCACTCCAAGCCCAAACTAAACCGGTTGATCAAGTAATTTTGGTGGTTCGGGATACAGATACAGAAACTTGGGAATTCCTCGCTCAATTCCATCCCCAAAACTTACCACTGCAAACTGTCAAGGTTACAGAAACAGGAGTAGTCGCCGCACTCAATGCCGGATTAGCAGCAGTAGAAGGAGACATTTTTTCGATTACTGATGATGATGCTGCACCCCATCCTGATTGGTTAGAAAGAATCAACGCTCACTTTATTAGTGATAGTAGCATTGGCGGTGTCGGTGGTCGTGATTGGGTACACTACGGCGACAAAATCGCAGACGCTCAAGAGTTGATAGTGGGTAAATTGCAGTGGTTTGGGCGGGTAATTGGCAACCATCATCTCGGAGTAGGAGAAGCCCGCGAAGTTGATGTTCTCAAAGGCGTAAACATGAGTTTTCGGACTCAAGCCATCGGGGAATTACAATTTGATTCACGGATGCGTGGGACGGGAGCGCAGGTACATTTTGAAATGGCATTTACTCTGACTTTAAAGCGGGCTGGTTGGAAGATGATTTATGATCCACAGGTGGCGGTAGATCACTATCCCGCTCAACGTTTTGATGAAGACCAACGCCACAATTTTAATGAAATTGCTTTGATTAATTTAGTTCATAATGAAACTTTGGTTTTATTAGAACATTTGCCGCCATCGCGGCATTTTGTGTTTTGGCTGTGGGCAGTATTCGTGGGAACAAGAGAGAGTTTAGGCTTTATACAATGGCTGCGACTTTTACCCAGTCAAGGTAAAATTGCCGGACAAAAATTAATCGTATCTTGGCGTGGACGTTGGCAAGCACGTAAACAATTCGTAGTTCGTAATTCGTAA
- the hepA gene encoding heterocyst formation ABC transporter subunit HepA has protein sequence MYTQASQIIGDRFKATKFWQSNYLIIREFKYFPKLAILALVFSFLAASFEGVSIGFLLSFLQNLTTPDAAPMQTGIAWFDTWILAAQASAINRLYRISLLILLSTWIRACFNYLSHVYIEITQLFLADRLRKQIFEQLQGLPLSYYAKTRSGELVNTITTEIERMKQWFSGASFLMTRAITAFVYFISMCLLSWQLTIISFFLFTLVGVGLSTLNARARETSFSTSIANGNFTSIAIEFINAIRTVQAFSTQEFERARFYNASNQVVSTSTKVILTWALVRPLAEAIASTILIGMIIFAFTVFVVNGTLQVASLLTFFFVLFRVVPIVQDINGTRAHLSTLQGAADNIKELIRTDNKTYLQNGYVKFTGLQYSIDLVSADFGYDAHTLVLNNITLSIEKGKTTALVGGTGAGKSTLIDLIPRFYDPIEGDVLIDGMNIRQFEISSLREKIAVVSQDTFIFNTSVGNNISYGTEGATDAEIRQVARLANALEFIDEMPEGLNTQLGDRGVRLSGGQRQRIAIARALLRDPEILILDEATSALDSMTERLIQESIEKLSVGRTVIAIAHRLSTIAQADKVVVLEQGRIVEQGNYQELLQLKGKLWEYHKTQYEMGQA, from the coding sequence ATGTATACTCAAGCTTCTCAAATAATAGGCGATCGCTTCAAGGCTACTAAATTTTGGCAAAGCAATTATTTAATCATCCGAGAATTTAAATATTTCCCCAAACTGGCAATTTTAGCTTTAGTATTTTCCTTTCTAGCTGCCAGCTTTGAAGGTGTTAGTATTGGGTTTTTGCTTTCATTTCTGCAAAATTTAACTACTCCTGATGCGGCACCAATGCAAACGGGAATTGCCTGGTTTGACACCTGGATTTTAGCGGCTCAGGCTTCGGCAATTAATAGACTATATCGCATCTCTTTACTGATTTTATTGAGTACATGGATTCGGGCTTGTTTCAATTATCTGTCACACGTCTACATAGAAATAACTCAATTATTTCTAGCTGACAGGTTGCGAAAACAAATTTTTGAGCAGTTGCAAGGTTTACCGTTAAGTTACTATGCTAAAACTCGCTCTGGTGAACTAGTTAATACGATTACTACTGAAATTGAAAGGATGAAACAGTGGTTTAGTGGAGCATCATTTTTGATGACCAGAGCCATCACTGCTTTTGTCTACTTTATCTCGATGTGTTTATTATCGTGGCAACTGACTATTATTTCTTTTTTCTTGTTCACCTTGGTAGGAGTAGGATTATCAACACTCAATGCTCGCGCTAGAGAAACCAGTTTTAGTACTTCCATTGCTAATGGAAACTTTACTTCCATAGCGATTGAATTTATTAATGCCATTCGCACAGTTCAGGCATTTTCAACTCAAGAGTTTGAGCGCGCGCGTTTCTATAATGCGAGCAATCAAGTAGTTAGCACTTCCACGAAAGTTATATTAACTTGGGCCCTGGTTAGACCGCTAGCTGAAGCTATAGCTAGTACGATTCTGATTGGGATGATTATTTTTGCCTTTACTGTTTTTGTTGTGAATGGCACTCTACAAGTTGCTTCTCTGCTGACATTTTTCTTTGTGCTTTTCCGGGTTGTGCCAATTGTACAAGATATTAATGGTACTAGAGCGCATCTCAGCACACTCCAAGGAGCGGCAGATAATATTAAGGAACTGATTAGAACTGACAATAAAACCTATTTGCAAAATGGCTATGTCAAATTTACGGGGCTACAATATTCAATTGATTTAGTTTCGGCTGATTTTGGCTATGATGCTCATACTTTAGTGCTAAATAATATTACTCTGAGCATTGAAAAGGGTAAAACTACAGCGTTAGTTGGCGGAACTGGTGCTGGTAAAAGTACATTGATTGATTTAATTCCGCGATTTTATGATCCCATAGAAGGAGATGTTTTGATTGATGGCATGAATATCCGCCAATTTGAGATTAGCTCTTTACGGGAGAAAATCGCTGTTGTCAGTCAGGATACGTTTATTTTCAATACTTCTGTGGGGAATAATATTTCCTACGGTACAGAAGGCGCGACTGATGCTGAAATTCGCCAAGTTGCTCGACTAGCGAATGCACTGGAATTTATTGACGAAATGCCTGAAGGCTTGAATACTCAATTGGGGGATCGGGGTGTGCGATTATCTGGAGGACAACGCCAACGAATTGCGATCGCTCGTGCTTTGCTACGTGACCCCGAAATTCTGATTTTGGACGAAGCCACCAGCGCCCTAGACTCCATGACTGAACGCTTGATTCAGGAATCTATCGAAAAGCTATCTGTAGGTAGAACAGTGATTGCGATCGCTCACCGTCTTTCAACTATCGCCCAAGCTGATAAGGTTGTGGTCTTAGAACAAGGACGCATCGTTGAGCAAGGTAATTATCAAGAATTACTCCAACTTAAAGGCAAACTTTGGGAATATCACAAGACTCAATATGAAATGGGTCAAGCTTGA